Proteins found in one Candidatus Hydrogenedentota bacterium genomic segment:
- the thiE gene encoding thiamine phosphate synthase, with protein MDHAERMRRFADADLYVVITQSFCAGRSALEVLDATLDAGVRLIQLREKDLTDRELYQRALAFRERTGAQGALLIIDDRVDIALAVEADGVHLGEFDLPVAAARRVAPEFILGASSHNLDEALAAQEAGASYVNIGPIFPTQTKSVATGVVGLAMIDTIAPRLRIPFTTMGGIKAGNVSEVLQRGARHVAVVTAVTAAPDVRAAASELRALIRGSRE; from the coding sequence ATGGACCATGCGGAGCGAATGCGGCGTTTTGCGGACGCCGATCTTTATGTGGTGATTACGCAGTCGTTCTGCGCGGGCCGCTCTGCCCTGGAGGTTCTCGATGCAACGCTCGATGCGGGTGTCCGCCTGATACAGCTGCGCGAGAAGGACCTTACCGATAGGGAGCTCTACCAGCGCGCATTGGCGTTTCGCGAGCGAACCGGCGCGCAGGGCGCGCTGCTGATCATCGATGACCGTGTGGATATCGCGTTGGCGGTGGAAGCCGATGGCGTTCATCTTGGCGAATTTGATCTGCCGGTTGCGGCGGCGCGCCGGGTCGCCCCGGAGTTCATCCTTGGGGCCTCTTCGCACAATCTTGATGAAGCGTTGGCGGCGCAGGAGGCGGGCGCGAGCTATGTCAATATCGGCCCCATCTTCCCGACGCAGACGAAGTCCGTCGCCACGGGAGTTGTGGGGTTAGCCATGATTGACACCATCGCCCCGCGTTTGCGCATTCCGTTCACGACCATGGGCGGCATCAAAGCCGGCAACGTTTCGGAAGTGCTCCAGCGGGGTGCGCGGCACGTTGCCGTAGTCACCGCCGTGACCGCGGCTCCGGACGTCCGCGCCGCGGCGTCTGAGTTGAGGGCTTTGATACGAGGCTCACGGGAGTGA
- the thiS gene encoding sulfur carrier protein ThiS, with protein MRITLNGETREVQPGITVHGLILEFGRQPAATVVERNGEIVDRDSYASLHLLDGDTVELVQFVGGG; from the coding sequence ATGCGGATTACATTGAACGGGGAGACGCGCGAGGTGCAGCCGGGGATCACCGTCCATGGGCTGATTCTGGAGTTCGGCCGGCAACCCGCGGCTACGGTCGTCGAACGCAACGGCGAGATTGTAGACCGGGATTCGTATGCGTCGCTGCATCTCCTCGATGGAGACACCGTGGAGCTGGTGCAGTTCGTGGGAGGCGGCTGA
- a CDS encoding PAS domain S-box protein translates to MMTEFGDGRAPQNAGKPPLFDFLECATCAIACQDAEGRFLECNRHFCEKVLGLPRERIRGQRPCELGDAVGEEILRLLSHESPDTYQEGSPRVRQEIQIRDGNGITRVYLADTAAVLDSAKKLTGFVTVMTDISERKQVEEVLHEAHSRLEDRIVLRTRELLETNRRLQKEVQERMNSEAALRESEYRFRTLADFTYDWEYWIGADGRQLYVSPSCERITGYCSQAFYDRPPLIEEIVHPEDRDKMRGFAFGPPDGAQSAVLDFRIIDAEGQLHWLSHVSQPVYDRDGNWAGRRASNRDITSRKRAEEEVRQLNQWREAIIENANVLVSVHDLNGRYLVWNNAAERITEYPREEILGSGNVPEKLYPDPADRERAREVMAKIARGESTANIQFDIRTKSGRLRSLALFSKAIIGTDGAPAGAINVGIDITQQKRMESERRQLEAQIQQTQKRDSLAVMAGGIAHDFNNLLMGVLGNAAIVLDELAENVPIRKNVAQIEKAARRAAELTRQMLAYSGKGRFVIETLNLNVVLEDMRPLLESAVTKKAEIVFELAPDVPFIEGDAAQLRQLVVNLAMNASEALEDHPGTVTLRTGFLHCAKDDLSSTYLEEEHPEGDYAYFELSDTGCGMSEETKAMLFDPFFTTKFTGRGLGLAAALGIIHGHRGAVKVESKLGEGTTVRVLFPCSQLARTSPAHADAPDHGAKPLPTILVIDDEEAARLVAKEMLERTGYRVIVASDGCEGLQQYQKTPRAIDAVLLDLTMPHLDGEETFHRIRAVNPDARVVLTSGYDEREVAQRFHGLGLAGFLQKPYTPTELRTKIAEVLAKKE, encoded by the coding sequence ATGATGACTGAATTCGGTGATGGGCGCGCCCCACAGAATGCCGGCAAGCCCCCGCTCTTTGATTTCCTCGAGTGCGCGACGTGCGCCATTGCCTGCCAAGACGCCGAGGGACGCTTCCTGGAATGCAACCGCCATTTCTGTGAAAAGGTCCTGGGACTGCCCAGGGAAAGAATCAGAGGGCAGCGGCCGTGCGAACTCGGTGATGCAGTCGGGGAAGAAATCCTGCGGCTTCTGTCTCATGAATCGCCCGACACTTATCAGGAAGGCAGCCCCCGCGTCCGGCAGGAAATCCAGATTCGCGACGGAAACGGCATCACCCGGGTCTACCTGGCGGACACGGCGGCCGTCCTGGACTCCGCGAAGAAGCTCACCGGTTTCGTAACCGTGATGACTGACATTTCCGAGCGCAAGCAGGTGGAGGAGGTGCTGCACGAGGCCCACAGCCGGCTAGAAGACCGCATCGTCCTCCGCACCCGCGAGCTTCTCGAAACCAATAGACGCCTTCAAAAAGAAGTACAGGAACGGATGAATTCAGAGGCGGCCCTGCGCGAAAGCGAGTACCGGTTCCGCACACTGGCGGACTTCACCTACGATTGGGAATACTGGATCGGCGCCGATGGCCGGCAGCTCTATGTCTCTCCATCCTGCGAACGCATCACAGGATACTGCAGCCAGGCGTTTTACGATCGGCCGCCGCTCATCGAGGAGATCGTACATCCCGAGGACCGTGACAAGATGCGGGGGTTCGCCTTCGGTCCCCCTGATGGCGCACAATCGGCTGTGCTCGATTTCCGCATCATCGACGCCGAGGGCCAATTGCATTGGCTATCCCACGTGAGCCAGCCCGTATACGACAGAGACGGCAATTGGGCCGGCCGGCGGGCAAGCAACCGCGACATAACGAGCCGCAAACGCGCGGAAGAGGAAGTGCGCCAACTGAACCAGTGGCGCGAAGCCATCATCGAAAACGCCAACGTGCTCGTGAGCGTTCATGACCTTAACGGCCGGTACCTTGTCTGGAACAACGCGGCCGAGCGTATTACCGAATACCCGCGCGAGGAGATTCTCGGAAGCGGCAACGTTCCCGAGAAACTATACCCGGACCCCGCGGACCGGGAGCGCGCCCGGGAAGTCATGGCCAAGATTGCGCGCGGCGAAAGCACCGCCAACATCCAGTTCGACATCCGGACCAAGTCGGGCCGGCTCCGCTCCCTTGCCTTGTTCAGCAAGGCGATTATCGGTACCGATGGCGCTCCGGCAGGCGCCATCAACGTGGGCATCGATATCACCCAGCAAAAAAGGATGGAATCGGAACGGCGGCAACTCGAGGCACAGATTCAGCAAACCCAGAAACGGGACAGCCTGGCGGTTATGGCGGGCGGAATTGCACACGACTTCAACAACCTGCTGATGGGCGTGCTCGGCAACGCCGCGATTGTGCTCGACGAACTTGCGGAAAATGTCCCGATCCGCAAGAATGTCGCGCAGATTGAAAAGGCGGCGCGCCGCGCGGCCGAACTCACCAGGCAGATGCTCGCCTACTCGGGCAAAGGACGATTCGTGATCGAGACCCTCAACCTGAATGTGGTCCTCGAGGATATGCGGCCGCTCCTGGAATCGGCCGTTACGAAAAAAGCCGAAATCGTCTTCGAACTGGCGCCGGACGTGCCCTTCATCGAGGGAGACGCCGCACAGTTGCGCCAACTCGTTGTCAATCTGGCAATGAACGCATCGGAAGCACTCGAAGACCATCCCGGAACCGTCACCCTGCGCACGGGGTTCCTGCATTGCGCTAAAGACGACCTCTCCTCGACATACCTGGAAGAAGAACATCCCGAAGGAGACTATGCGTATTTCGAACTCTCCGATACGGGCTGCGGGATGAGCGAAGAAACCAAGGCGATGCTTTTCGATCCCTTCTTCACCACCAAATTCACGGGGCGGGGGCTTGGTCTGGCAGCCGCATTAGGCATCATTCACGGGCACCGGGGCGCCGTCAAAGTCGAGTCCAAGCTCGGCGAGGGAACAACTGTTCGCGTCCTCTTCCCGTGCAGCCAGCTTGCGCGAACGTCTCCGGCGCACGCGGACGCGCCAGACCACGGGGCGAAACCGCTCCCCACAATTCTGGTGATTGACGATGAAGAAGCCGCCCGTCTCGTGGCCAAAGAGATGCTCGAGCGTACCGGCTACCGCGTAATCGTGGCGTCCGACGGCTGCGAGGGCCTCCAGCAATACCAGAAAACGCCGCGCGCAATCGATGCGGTCCTGTTGGACCTGACGATGCCCCATCTGGACGGCGAAGAGACCTTTCATCGCATTCGCGCGGTCAACCCCGACGCGCGGGTGGTCCTGACAAGCGGCTATGATGAACGCGAGGTGGCGCAGCGGTTCCACGGGCTGGGATTGGCGGGCTTCCTGCAAAAGCCCTATACGCCCACGGAATTGCGCACGAAGATCGCGGAAGTCTTGGCCAAGAAGGAGTAA